The genomic window AAAGAATTATACACTTCTTCACCTTTTGATAAAATCATTCGGGAATAAATCACACTAAGCTCTCaattgacttaaaaaaaaaacttttatcgTTTGCTTTCGATTTGTGTTTAaagagaaataatttaaaaaaaaattaacactaagattgtattttataattaattaattttaatacaattatatatatatatatatatatatatatatatatatatatatatatatatatatatatatatatatatatattataattttatctatttttacaTAACTCGGACAAATACAAGATGAAAGCAAAATGACATCTCCAAATATTTAAGTCTTGGCCaaaatcacaatttttaaaagataacaTCAAATTgccaaaatttattaaaaatgaaaaagttacttattcaaatcaaaatataactttttaaatatatatatatatatatatatatatatattctcgatttttatattaaagtattttctaagtcaaactttttaaacaaaattaattaaaattttttaataaacttaaaaaaaaaaaaacttttcactGACCAAAATTCAATCCAAATATGACCTAAATAATATCTATGAATACTAATTAAAACAAGATACAATGTATCACTATCCctccttttattaaaaaatagtatgaTAGATATATGGTCATCTTTGCCTCCAAAAATTCACAATATgttcaaagaaaaacaagaaatatatatgtatgattGAACTCAAAAACttgttatttaaatattaaaaaataaaaatattagaaaaatgaaaagcaaCAAAGCAAAGAAAGGTCATGTGTGATGTGCATGGATCTCCATTCCCACAAGCTACCAAATGACACAATGTCCATGTCTTTCCGGACTTGTAATTCGGGATCTGTCTGTCCTAAATTCCAAAATTGCCCCTAACCATACTTCCAGTGGCAGTTCCGTTATTTTCCTCTAAAGCCATGGGTCTTTAATTTAGCCTCGACACATAAAACCCAATGCACACCCCTCTCATCTCCACCACCTCTCTCTCcctcctccctctctctctcagaGGAACACAATGTGGCTGAAATCCAGAGTGCTGCTCCTGCTACTTTGCGCCACCTGCCACACTGCTGTATCCTTCACCAATGGTATTCCCTCTTTCGACTCTTCTCTTTCTTTACACTTTGTGAGCTTTTCTGATCGATTTTCACTCATATTTCGACATCTGCTCGCTCCCCACCTCCAAGACCCAAATCTCTCATgaatatattcaatattttgcATTAGAAAATGGTATTTTTGGAAGGTTTCCTGATCCCACATCATCGATCGTATGGATTCAAGGCCTGTTTGTGTGTCACCTTAATCCGATACGTTTTTTCTCGgaatttttttcccttagaCAACTCCTGTTTTGAAATATAAATGGCTCAAGACTTGCAGAGTACATCACGTCGTACAGTAACTTCGACCCTTTAATATGCCCTAGTACAAGGGGAATGCTTCGTGTTCAAATCTAATAGGTTgatattcaaaaattttaaccTACTTTTATATACATTGAAATTTGGAAGAAGTGATCAGGTTAAAACGATGTCGTTTTTCTCGGTTTGTGGTGTTGGTAGTGGCGCCTTTTATTTCTGACATTGGACTATCAAACTGCGTTATAAATGTTTGGGAACTTTATTTATATTCCGAGAAGGATATTATTGTCATTTTCAATCATTGTATCTCGGGATATGAACTCATGCATTACTGGGTCGTGTTTGAATCCAAGATTTTCTATTCATTTGGTTGGGTATGTGTAGCTACGTTGCGGATTTTACTCTTCCCGCCCTTTGAGACTTTTGAACTTGCATAGGGCAAATTGGTCTTTTCTCCATTCAATGCTCCTGCACGAATTAAACTATCATTTATGGTTCATGTGATTGGCTGTTGGAAGCATTAAAGGATGAGATTTGACATCTTGCCTTTTGTAGAAGAATCTCAGCTGTACACGTGGTGGGCACAGCCAATCAGTCATCCAGTTCTGATTGTGGCCCCCACCCATTGATGGTCTCGATCAAAAGAATAGATTGTGAATTAAGGGAACTTACCcacaatattaaatattaaatgaatttatgtGTAATAAAAACAGAGAGTGAAAGCGACAAGACTGTGTAGTGAACTCAAATTGATGTAGGGTTATTGAGTAGTCACGAGGCATATGTCAGCCTCTGACATCGTACTATATTTAATGTCAGCCTCTCACATGGCCACTCCACACACCCATGTGCCACAAAGACTCCATCAAGTCTTTCTCTAACTTTAGACTGATGATTGCAGGCCTATTGCCTAATGGCAACTTCGAGTATGGCCCAAAGCCATGGGAAATGAAAGGCACCAAAGTAATGGCCTCAAGGGCCATACCCAAATGGGAAATCTCCGGCTATGTAGAGTACATCAAATCCGGCCAAAAACAGGGTGACATGCTGCTAATCGTCCCTGAAGGAGCCTATGCAGTAAGACTGGGGAACGAAGCATCCATTAAGCAAAAGGTTAAGGTTGTTAAGGGAATGTATTATTCCATAACATTCAGCGCGGCCAGGACTTGTGCCCAAGAGGAGACATTAAACGTCTCGGTTGCACCCAACTCAGAAGCAAATGACTGGGGAATGCTGCCCATGCAGACCATGTACAGCAGCAATGGCTGGGACTCATACGCATGGGGGTTCCAAGCCGATGACAAAGAAATCGCGATCTCAATCCATAACCCTGGTGTTGCGGAGGACCCGGCTTGCGGGCCTCTCATTGACTCGGTGGCATTGAAGGCTTTGTATCCTCCCAGACGTACTAGAGGTGACTGTCGAGTGTCGACCCTCCCTTTTTGGCTAAcacatttatattttgttatctATTTGGTTAAGTTTTCATTTCATCTTGATTTTCTGCAGCAAACCTTTTGAAGAACGGAAATTTCGAAGAAGGCCCATACGTGTTTCCCACGGCATCATGGGGTGTCCTAATCCCCCCCAACATTGAGGACGATCACTCTCCTCTACCAGGCTGGATGATCGAGTCCCTCAAAGCGGTGAAATACATCGACTCCGACCACTTCGCCGTGCCGGAGGGCAAACGGGGCGTCGAACTCGTCGCCGGAAAGGAGAGTGCCCTCTCACAAGTGGTATTCACTATACCCAACAGGGTCTACGTGCTCTCATTTTCAGTCGGAGACGCCAACAACTCTTGTGAAGGGTCAATGGTGGTGGAGGCATTTGCTGGGCTGGACACTGTCAAAGTCCCCTACGAATCAAAGGGCAAGGGAGGGTTCAAGCGGGCCAAGTTGCGGTTCAAGGCCATATCCAAGCGCACGCGGGTGATGTTCTTGAGTACATATTACACCATGAAGAACGATAATTCTGGCTCATTGTGCGGGCCTGTATTAGACGATGTTAAGTTGCTTAGTGTACGCAAAGCTCGGGTGTGATCAGGCTGGTTATGGTACTACTCCATAGACTATCCATCCACCTTGCTGCTTGGGATACACTTAATGTATTTTGTTGTAATAGAAATTGAAGCCTTGATTTCACTTCATCTTATTTTGTATCACGTACCTATACTTATTAATTTCTCATGCAGAATGGGCGACATTTCTCTTCATAGAGCTTTCATTAGAACAAATCCAATGGATGATGGGTCGTTTCGGAATTGCCATATGCTGGCATGCAATAATACCATTTTTTGAGTACCATATCACATGGTTACTCTGGTAGTTTGCTGTCACCTGTTTattaaaagacaataaaaatattaaaaaactaattaagaGGGGAAGGCAATTAGAAGGGGAAGTTTGTGACTTTTGGTTTAATGCATGACACCCTATTAACAATTTTATAACTCTTTTTGTTAATTggccaattattattattattattttgaagagATGTTATTAACATAATTAGCTAACATGACAAATCagataataagataaaaattaattaaaaatatttgatctaAAACTTGACAAAAcatttactatatatatatatatatatatattatgttttttatttatattttgtatacatgtttcctaatttattattttgctcacattttttttactgCAGTTACATTATTAATTTCTACTCACACTACAATTACTTGGTATTTATGTCATATTATTTATACCACAGTCATATTTTTGGTGCCCTAACCATATTCTGcatattttaattacatttttcaaatgttttcaGAATTGAATCGgttattgaactaaaaaaattattgattcaaTGGTTGTATCGGTGGTCAAACTACAGTCGAAGCGGTgacataattaatatataatttatatattattaaaatttaaaatatatataaatgaattaaaagattaataatatttattttttttatctttgatattatcaaatataaatataaatatattaatattttaaactttattaaatggaatatgtataatatttaaatgtaaatatattcaaaatgaaagaaaatttaattatttaattttaattaattttataatttcagaaaatattatattaattttatttaatactaTAAATCTGTTTAGAACACgtatagattttattttatttttttctaaacttaATAACAAATTGTGCTGTAGCCAAGTGGTATTCCATGATTTTTGCTCGGTTGAGGCAGGGTTTAACTAGTGGGTTCAAATGTACAATCCACTAAGGGGGTTTAAATGGGTTTGGGTTTTGCCCAAAAACCATTAAAATGTAAGGTTGGGCTTTTTGGGCTTTCACATGGCCCCTATGAAAAAGAGGTGGGGAAGGTTGGACTGTTTGGATGAAATGAAATTGAGGGCGAAGGCTGGCTGGAATTGGGTCCAATCGTCGATTCAAGTGGTTTGTGGCCGGTTCAACCACCCAATGGTTTAAAGGAGAGGACTAGACTGGAACCACTGGTCGACAGTTAGATTGGCTGGTCCAATCCGGTTTTCAAAATAATGCATTTTTTGTACcttaattacattttttatgctttaatttcaattttcaaacctAGTACTATAGACACATTCCTTATATCATAATTACATTTTTCACATTCGTCGTATCTCAATTACATTTTTGATActctaatcatttttttttatatatattttactcaCATTCTTCAAACTCGAattacatttttcaaaccttattcacattcatCATATCAAATCACATTTTTATACCTTAATAGTATTCTTCGTAACCAAATCACAATTCTTGTAATTTAGTAATTTGGTAATAATTTCTAGACCAATCATATTCTTCATATCCTAATCACAATTTTTATATcctaattatattttgaatactTAAGTCATAATTTTAGTATCTTAGTACCTTagccatatttttataaatagaaacttctatataaaaaggTAGAAAATCTTCTATAAAAAGCATAGGCTTATTATATATccataaaaattacttttaaattttttaaaatttgagctAGTtagcaaaaaataataataataataataataaaaaaaataattctcaaatattcactttcaaatttttgaaactttCAATAATATAAACTAGTTACAAATTCATcctttaattaaattatatttataaatacataatcatttaaaattgaaaaaaaaaaattgaccacAGGTTGAATGCtttgtaataataaaattataattcattaatCAATAGCAATTAAATTcgttcatttaaaaaaaataatataaaagatataaaaattaattaaaaataaaataaaagtagtttcttttaaattttattaaaattttattcgcAGATGATTTTGCAAAGTCTATTAGTTCATAATTTTAATctcatttgttttatttagttactacttttaagtttattctttattttttgagaaattattaaggggtgtgtgtgtttttttaaaaattatttaaactttatagagaatataaattttacaaaaaaattcaaattagataataataataataataataataataataataataataataataaaaagatagaggaatatttttgaattcttttaaaagTGAACTAAGGGGAGAAGAACAAGAAAAGGGGGAGACAACTCATGTTTAATGGGTCTACCCCTTTTGTTGTTGATCAAAGACTCAAGTTTAAATTGAAGGCCAGGTAAGCCTTACTTTTTGGACAAATAACCTAGGACCATCCTTAAAGCATATCTTGGGTCTCTTTAGCATATTTGCATGTTATATATCGAGACTAATACTATTAATGATGCTACATAACCTTGGTGTTTGCCTTATTACCCTCGATAGTGGGGTTATCGGGTTATCCTATTCTTATTTGGACTTCAATTCTCCAATGGATCTACTAACTCTGTTTAACCATAATAGAGCCCCAACCAAATTCAACAACATCCTAAACATGTTCCCCTCGTaccttcaaaaataattttatatggcTTTCCAACGTGGATGATTATTTTCATCAAAGGAGGGTTGATTTTCTATAGATGATTCCACTCACCAAAGTTCCATGAGTCAAGATTATGCaagaattgaaaaaagaaactaTTTGCTTTGATacatttgaaagtttgaatctCGACTCTTGAAACTACATAAGGGGTAGAGGGAGTTGATTTCAAtctaaacaaaatcaaatttttttttcacaatggTAATTTTCTCAGATCaattatgaaatatttaaaaataaaaaataaaatttaatcccATAATAGACACATGATCTACGTGGAAAACCACCTACCGAGTTTATCAGAAACTCTATAAATGTAAAAATCACGTATAGAATCTATTATAGAGtatattcattaaaaataagagatcCAAAATACAAATTTACTTTGACCAAATGTTAAATTCTTCCAAGGGTCTTGCCAACACTTACACTTGTTTTCATATGCCTATGACACAACACTTTATGCTCCTTAGTGAACTAGTTAACAACTTGAGGGGATGCAATCAACCATCACAAGCTAGTCTTGATCAAGAATGAGACTTTGGAGAGTATTGAGAATGTACAAAGTATAATGGAAATAATGTTACCCCACATGTCTCTCATTCAACAAAATAAAGTATATTAATACTCTAAAAACCCTAGTATGCTAGGTTGGTGAcaagaaaaaagtcaaaataaaaattaacaaaaatatgcaAAAGTGGTCTTGAGCTCTTAAGTCCTCATAAGGACCACTTGAGTGTGAAGTCTAACTAATTCTTCCTAACTATACACCCGAAAGAGGGGTAAATTGAGTATTGGtcaattttaacaaattttaactCTTAATAATGTGaaatgacaaaataaataatattaaagataATGGGgattaaaaggtaataaaaaaaagagatgCAAACAGTGTTTTATAGTTGTTTGACATAATCTTGACCTATGTTCACTCTTCTCAAGCcctaaaaccaaacatagggtTCTATTAGTCTTCTAAGAATTCAACTAAGCTTTAATCAACTTTACACTTAGATTCTTGgttttgaaaaaccttttataatttCCACTTAAGGGATGTTTCACTCTTAAACTATTTCATAACTTACAATTCAAAGGGATGATATTACAACAACCCAACAATAAGTTGCACCGCAAGAAATACAATGATAAGCTAGGGTTGATAATGGTGCATTAGGGTATATAAGTTTTAGTCCAATTTTCATTCAAAAGACAATGTGATAGCTCTTAGGATTGATGAACAGTAAATTCAAGGTACCATTTTAGCAATAAATGAAGTTTGAATGAGATGCGTTAGGAAATTAGTCATATAGACATGATTTCCCTTGATCAATTGGCCTAGACAATCAACTGTTATGCTACTTGTTGGTGGTAAGAAGATACGATAGGTAGTTATGGGAGCTTGTAAAGCTCAATCGATTGAGTTCGGTTGCCAACTAATTAAGATTCTTAACTAAATAAACAATCATTTCAAAAATGTGGAAAAACAACTCAAAGGTCACTTAATGATTGATACCCATGCTTCCTTCATagttttgagaaaaatgaaagtttAAGCTTAAATTAAGGGGATTAACTGATGAGACTTCTACTAACACATTTTAAAAAAGCTTTTTCGAAATGTTTTTGACCAAGTTTAGgtttttcttaaagaaattttcatccaatttataaatgaagaaaactAGCTTTAAGAACCTTATGAATGAGTTTTGTGCtttaaaaggtaaataaaatgCGATAAACACTTAATGCACCATTCgaaattacaaaatataatcCCAAGTGTCTTCAATTTGTTGATATCCTTACGATACCTTTGTGATCTTCATTTTGCTCTTGACTTgtcaataatatttaaataaactaACATCCTAGAACTTAATAATCTCATTAGTCACTTCAACCTTATTTTGCAATCATCAAAATATACAACAGGGAAACCTTGGGTTGACATTGAGCACCTCAGATTGTTTGAGCGCTCAAAGCCTTTAACCACTTCTTTGGGTTGGTTCTTCATAGAACTTATTTTTTTG from Vitis vinifera cultivar Pinot Noir 40024 chromosome 9, ASM3070453v1 includes these protein-coding regions:
- the LOC100261739 gene encoding protein DUF642 L-GALACTONO-1,4-LACTONE-RESPONSIVE GENE 2, encoding MWLKSRVLLLLLCATCHTAVSFTNGLLPNGNFEYGPKPWEMKGTKVMASRAIPKWEISGYVEYIKSGQKQGDMLLIVPEGAYAVRLGNEASIKQKVKVVKGMYYSITFSAARTCAQEETLNVSVAPNSEANDWGMLPMQTMYSSNGWDSYAWGFQADDKEIAISIHNPGVAEDPACGPLIDSVALKALYPPRRTRANLLKNGNFEEGPYVFPTASWGVLIPPNIEDDHSPLPGWMIESLKAVKYIDSDHFAVPEGKRGVELVAGKESALSQVVFTIPNRVYVLSFSVGDANNSCEGSMVVEAFAGLDTVKVPYESKGKGGFKRAKLRFKAISKRTRVMFLSTYYTMKNDNSGSLCGPVLDDVKLLSVRKARV